The DNA window AAGATTTTGATAAACGACTTACTTCTTTAAGGGAGGTGTATGGGGAGAAATGTAAAGTAATGATATCTGCACTAGAGAAGTATTTTCCGGAAAGTGCTTCTTGGTATATACCTGCAGGAGGCTACTTCGTTTGGGTTAAAGTCCAAGGAGTAGACACAGAAGTGCTATTAAAACAGGCTCTGTCTAAAGGAGTTGCTTATGTTCCTGGTAAGTATTTTTTCTATGATCCACATGTAGGAACTGAATATCTTCGTCTTTCTTTTAGCTATGCCGACGAAAATGAGATCCGAAAGGGAATAAAATTGCTCGGAAAGATTATAAAGCCATAATCCACGAGGATGATAATGGTCCTCGTGAGTTATGGCTTTTTGCATATTAATTATTTATTTAGCAAAGGCCTATCTTGCAAAAACAACTCCATATCTTGACTCTTTCCCTCGACAATATCTTGTGCAATGATCTTTGCTAACATTTGACTATATACCGTTCCATTGTCACCGAATCCAAAAAGAAAATAGCTATTAGGATACTCATCATAAATACCGATAATGGGTAATCCATCTGCTGTTCCACCATAGAAACCAGTTAAGTAAAATTCTGGCTCTACCTTTATAGTAGGAAACATCTTGTTAAACTCTTCGATTAACTTGTCCTTTTTGTGCATAAGCTTACTATCTCGATCTTCTGGATAGATAGTATTTTCATCTAAGCCTCCAATGATAATTCGATCATCAGCAGTGGTTCTCATATAAATATAGGGCCGAGCTGTCTCCCAGATAAGCGTTCGTTTATACCAAGTTGAGAAGTCTTTAACGGGGGTAGTGGTAACATTATATGTACTGACAAATGAGACCTTTTTTTCATTTTTTATATCAATGCCTTCATAACCTGCTGCAAAAATAACCTTACGAGCACGGATAGTATAACCTGAGGTTGTTGAAATGATCATCTGGTCTAACTCAGTATCATAGTGGTGTCCATTCATTTCTGTATGCTCATATACACGTATACCTTTATTTGAAACATAATCTACCAATGCATGTGTATACTTAAAGGGATTAATTTCTCCATCATTATAGGAATAAATAGCAGCATCTCTACTAAATGGATATCTATTTTCTATCTCATTCTTTTCTAGGAAAGTTAAATCAAAGTTATGCTCCTTTAGTAACATATACTCTTCTTTTAATTTCTGGATATCTTCCTTACAACTAGCAAAGTAAAGCGTATCCCTTCTGCAAAACTCACTATCCATTTCTGCCTTCAGAGTCGCTGCTTCCATCTCATCGATCGCTTCTTTTAGTAGTTGCAAATACCGACTTATATACTCCTTACCAAATGCATTAACTAAGTTAATAAACAGTCTTTCCCCTGAATATTGAATGAGTGCAGTATTTGCACTAGTACTTCCACTGCCAATTTTGTTCTTTTCAATAACCACCACATTTAAGCCTGAATCAGCTAAATAATAAGCAGATTGTGCAGCAGAGCTTCCTCCACCGATGATAAGTACATCACAATTAAGATCAGCACTAAGTGGAGGATATTCAGGTGGATTAGGAAGAGTAGTTGGCCAATAATATTTTCCAGATTGTAAGTTCATTATTTCCTCCTACGTATAAAAGAATATGTATGATTTTAATCGTATTATTTCCCATGCAATGGGTTTCTACTTGTCCTAGATGTAAAAATTGATTTAGTACAAATAATTATGTCACTACAGCCTATAGAGGAATACACTGCAGTAAAAACGATATGAGGGCGATTAACGATGGCTATTTCATTTCCAGTATGTATTAAGACGGCTAAAGTAAGTAGCGGACAGAAAAAAGTAGTGTATTATCCGCAGGTTTATGGGATGACAAACCATAGTCTAGAAATGTTCATTAATCGAACGATAGTGGCTCAAACCCAACAACTGATAGATGAACAGGTAGGCAATATGCCAACAACAGTTGAAGAAATGCTAGGCTCTTATGAAATTAAAAATAATCAAAGAGAAGTGCTAAGCTTATCACTTTCGAACTATACGTATCATTCAAAAGCTGCTCATGGAATGACTTATATAAAATCCTTAACTTATGATTTGAAAAGGGGGAAGCTCTGTAAGCTACAGGATCTGTTCAAACCTGGAAGCAATTATAGTAAGAGGCTTTCAGAGTTAATTAAAATTCAAATAAAAGAGCGAGATATTCAAACGTTGGATGGATTTAGTACTATTCGGCCAGACCAAGACTTTTATATTGCTGATAAAACGCTTGTGATTTATTTTCAGTTATATGAAATCACACCATATGTTTTTGGTTTTCCGATGTTTCCAATTTCGGTGTATGATATTGCAGATTTAATTAATGAGGATGGTCCATTGGGACGTATGGCAGTAAATAATTAAATATTCGTATGGGTGAGGGTTCATAAGAAGATTTATGTGACCTCGGAAGGTCAATTTTCCGTTTTAGAGGGTTGATAAATTGATTTATGTGACCTCGGAAAGTCGATTTTTCACTTTTGGGGGTTGATAAAATGATTTATGTGACCTCGGAAAGTCGATTTTCCACTTTTGGGGGTTGATAAAATGATTTATGTGACCTCGGAAAGTCGATTTTCCTCATATGAGGGTTCATAAAGTGATTTATGTGACCTCAGATATTGCGATTCTCCACTAATGAGGGTTGATAAAAGGATTTATGTGACCGCGGGAAGGTGATTCTCCGCATATAAGGGTTCATAAAGTGATTTATATGACCTCGGAATGGCCATTTTCCACTTTAGAGGGTTCATAAAATGATGTACGTACTTTGAAGTTTTCGGAATGAGCCAAGATGTACTTTTCATAAATTGAAAATGTGTTTATTTATCTTCTTGGAGGGACGAGAAATGAACAGAATGTATCCAAATGGAATGAATCATCAACTTTCGTCAGTTGGGCAAATCCCGATTATGCCTGAATCGTGAGGTGTGCCTTATGATATTTTTACTCATTTATATACTCCTCAAGGCGTATACGAAATTACACCTCTAGTGTCTACTGAAAAATGCATTCCTACTTTAAACTACTACTATAGAGTAATTTAGGTGGAGTTGAGTGTAATGACAGAGATGATCTTAGCTGTTATAGAGGATTGGGGAATATGGGGCATCCTTCTTTCATTGTTTATCGAAGGTAGTGCTTTGCCCTTTTTTGGTACGTTTTTAATTATAACGGTAGGCTTTATTATGGATTTATCATGGTTTGAACTCGTTTGGGTTTCACTGTTAGGGAGTTTACTATACGTACTAGGAAGCTTTATACCCTATTATATCGGCTTAAAGTTTGGAAAGTCAGTTGAGAAAAGATTAAGCCAGTCCAAAAGAGAAAAATTAGAAAAAGCAAAGGTATCATTTACTAAACACGGTATATGGAGTGTAGCCATTTCAAGTCCTCTACATTTAGGGAACATAATTCCATTTTTAGCTGGTATGTCAAACATGAAGCTTTCCATTTATACATTACTAACAATCGTTGGAATTGCTCCTTCAACCTTTTTACTATTAAGCATTGGACGTTTTTATCAGGGAGATATTGAAACAGTAATTGCTTTTGTTACTGAGTATCAATCAAGATTGCTATTAGGTTTTGTAATTCTGACAATTATATATACAGTATGGAAGATATATGTAAAGAAAGTACGAAAGAAAACCGAAAACTATTTAGTTGGATAGCTCCCTATAGGAGGGAAGTGGAGAACAGTTATTAAGTCTCTGCACTTCCTTAACACTTTCAGGGACAACCCCTTTAAATTGCTTTATAGTCACTCTTATGACCAGTTGCCTTAGCGAGTGCTTCTAATTGCTCATTTATATATCGCCTATCTAAAGATAGAAGTATATTTTTATCAATGCCCTCAATAATATACTCCGAAAATTCCCATACTAATTCCTTTATAGGCTTGGAATTGCTTTCTGCAATCAAGGTAAGTGCTTTTATCCCTGCAGTTAATACAGAGATATCAGAGAATCCATATTGGCGAATTTGAAAAAAGCATTTATACAGGTAATCAGAGAAATCAGGTTTCTTGTAAATCACTCTGAGATTTCGGTTATCATCATTATGGTATGACTTGGGTAGATGCTTACTTCCTAGTTTAGTTAGTATCTTTCCTAAATTATCGATACAATTAATCGCAGTATTTGGATCATTAATGCCTGGTGATAAAGCACGAAGTCCAATTTCAACAATCTTTGTAAGCCCAAATTCTATATCATTAACAGCGGCTTGTTCTGAACCAATAATGAAATACTTATCATAATTTCCTCTCACCTGATGAGTGGAAAGAAACCATAATGATAATAATGGAGTATCTTCGTCAACATAATCATTTACTTCTTTCTCAATTCTAATAATACAATCTTCCTTTGTGGCTTGTTTAACCAAGCCTTCAATATCTATGTATTGAATATATCCTGAACCGTTTAAGCTGAAATGTTTTGGAGGGATATGTTTAATTTCTTCACTTTCCCAATCTTCCCATGGCGGATCTTCTTGTACATCCTTTACGTCCTTTAAGTCTTTATTAATTTTGTCAATTGTCTCAAGGGTAATCGTATGAATTAAATTACTTACCTGGATCCAGCCAGTAACATGATGAATAAAGAATACAAAGACAAGTAAGCAAACAATAGAAATGAAAATAGCAATGGCAGGAACGATAAAAGTTGTAGTCGTATCTGTTTCTCTTAAAAGCAAGAGTAAAAGAATGGAGTAAATAAATCCTCCTACGAAAATACCTAGAACACGTTGAGTACTATGGTCCGTAATAAAATTTTGTAGTGTTCTAGGAGAGAATTGTGAAAGATACGTTGTTAATACAACAAGAATTGTTGAGAATGTTATTGTTGTCATTGTAAGTAGAGAGGCAGATATGGAACTTAGGATGGTTTGTGCTAGATTGATATCTGTTAATAGAAAGGCCGGTAAAAAAGTGACTAATACTTCTGTATTTACTATATATGTATTAATTTCCATGCTAAAAACTGCAAGAAAAGCTGCTATAAGCCCATATAAAGATGGGAGGTACCAAAAACGTTGTCTGATACGAATGAATAAATTCGAAAAGCCCATAAGTTAACACACTCACTTCCTACTAAATCCAATAAAATCCTTTGTATATTTTTTACACCTGACTAGGAGTTTTATACAATTGCATAGATTAACTTGATTTTTGGAGAGTCTCTCATATGGGCAGGTATAAATAAAGATTTGCTATAGTGAGCACCAAACAATGATTTTATAAGGCGTAGTTTGGGCAGGTATACTTTTAGTGGAAGGACCGTAGATAACAATTAAGTTTCGATTTGCTACCGTTCCAGTAAAGTCTTGCCCATTTGTCAATAATAGTTGTGTAAAGGGTGAAGGAATTAATTTCAGCTGTCCATCCATACTTTCTAAATTCCCATTAAAGTAACCTACCTTTACATTTTGAAATGGGACCTCTTTTACCACTACAAGAGCACGATATTGTGGGGGATAGATAAGGGGGACAGGGGCATTCCCATCATAATACCCGGTAATAATATCACCAACTCTAACCATTGCTTGATCTACAAAGTAAGTGGTTGGTGAAACAACAAAATTAACAACGGTTCTTGAACTGTTTTCAGCAGTAATTATTTTATAACATCCTTCGCTTTCGCCATTTTGATCGATAAAAAAATCACTAATCATGGTGACAGTTCCTTGAAAAGAAAAAAAGTTTACCATTCATGTAGCCTCCAGTTGTATTTAATGATGAACTTCATATTAATTTATGTTAAATAGCCTATAGGGGTGACATAAAAAAACGAACGCCTCTTAAAGAGTGCGCTCATCT is part of the Cytobacillus luteolus genome and encodes:
- a CDS encoding NAD(P)/FAD-dependent oxidoreductase, whose protein sequence is MNLQSGKYYWPTTLPNPPEYPPLSADLNCDVLIIGGGSSAAQSAYYLADSGLNVVVIEKNKIGSGSTSANTALIQYSGERLFINLVNAFGKEYISRYLQLLKEAIDEMEAATLKAEMDSEFCRRDTLYFASCKEDIQKLKEEYMLLKEHNFDLTFLEKNEIENRYPFSRDAAIYSYNDGEINPFKYTHALVDYVSNKGIRVYEHTEMNGHHYDTELDQMIISTTSGYTIRARKVIFAAGYEGIDIKNEKKVSFVSTYNVTTTPVKDFSTWYKRTLIWETARPYIYMRTTADDRIIIGGLDENTIYPEDRDSKLMHKKDKLIEEFNKMFPTIKVEPEFYLTGFYGGTADGLPIIGIYDEYPNSYFLFGFGDNGTVYSQMLAKIIAQDIVEGKSQDMELFLQDRPLLNK
- a CDS encoding DUF3298 and DUF4163 domain-containing protein, producing MAISFPVCIKTAKVSSGQKKVVYYPQVYGMTNHSLEMFINRTIVAQTQQLIDEQVGNMPTTVEEMLGSYEIKNNQREVLSLSLSNYTYHSKAAHGMTYIKSLTYDLKRGKLCKLQDLFKPGSNYSKRLSELIKIQIKERDIQTLDGFSTIRPDQDFYIADKTLVIYFQLYEITPYVFGFPMFPISVYDIADLINEDGPLGRMAVNN
- a CDS encoding DedA family protein, producing the protein MTEMILAVIEDWGIWGILLSLFIEGSALPFFGTFLIITVGFIMDLSWFELVWVSLLGSLLYVLGSFIPYYIGLKFGKSVEKRLSQSKREKLEKAKVSFTKHGIWSVAISSPLHLGNIIPFLAGMSNMKLSIYTLLTIVGIAPSTFLLLSIGRFYQGDIETVIAFVTEYQSRLLLGFVILTIIYTVWKIYVKKVRKKTENYLVG
- a CDS encoding DUF2254 domain-containing protein, which translates into the protein MGFSNLFIRIRQRFWYLPSLYGLIAAFLAVFSMEINTYIVNTEVLVTFLPAFLLTDINLAQTILSSISASLLTMTTITFSTILVVLTTYLSQFSPRTLQNFITDHSTQRVLGIFVGGFIYSILLLLLLRETDTTTTFIVPAIAIFISIVCLLVFVFFIHHVTGWIQVSNLIHTITLETIDKINKDLKDVKDVQEDPPWEDWESEEIKHIPPKHFSLNGSGYIQYIDIEGLVKQATKEDCIIRIEKEVNDYVDEDTPLLSLWFLSTHQVRGNYDKYFIIGSEQAAVNDIEFGLTKIVEIGLRALSPGINDPNTAINCIDNLGKILTKLGSKHLPKSYHNDDNRNLRVIYKKPDFSDYLYKCFFQIRQYGFSDISVLTAGIKALTLIAESNSKPIKELVWEFSEYIIEGIDKNILLSLDRRYINEQLEALAKATGHKSDYKAI